The following are encoded together in the Plasmodium malariae genome assembly, chromosome: 1 genome:
- the PmUG01_01019200 gene encoding E3 ubiquitin-protein ligase, putative (unknown EC number: 6.3.2.19), with the protein MNNKSEFINIKIENLNKQYNKEKISNKRFREHSNLINEKIKKVLSINNNSNSSSSNCKSNNYSNSNTNQANQNCNVNTFKYKTIFHQSNFIKSLKVMENKEGKRKNFLKNWNINYLSNNFNHFIKHIDTASGGAIRGSFSKSGNKQSSTNQSSINQSSINQSSGNQSSINQSSGNQSNGNQSGTYQRCVNTNISNKLHSSNHDDYKKNDYISSTHLTSKKNTNDLNPVSSNNLASILYNQEYYYNKNLINYNNIPDQVQENVSKPQNYLDFSDAWNKFKFRNVAANVVANVAANVMSNVTTDLTLNRSSSNGSSSNSNSNSSSNNNVSNYKNVSSYTNINSNSNSNYNSNHCSNYNSNHCSNHSSNHSSNHSSNYNSNHCSNHSSNYNSNHCSNHSSNYNSNHSRNSHKSSNTNSYNSNNNGAPCRSLHTSICRNANNGMANNGNVGSMNNMMNSHVNTCVSGHLNDGVNNLNSNVNCNINSNNKNIYRDENNAQMFREMTYSSKTNSNNIIGNSYQDSNYSTYHNGNSNSNSNESNGGHHNKDYNGNNSSNNRNSNNGYNNSNSNSSSHNNNRYNNNSNSNSNSYRSNNDLNNSNNNNNNNNNNNNNNNNNSGGGGGGGDGNDKNNNNDDDNDNDDDKKNNNNDDDDDENKNIYKNNSSSSVSASSSVSSSSSFSSSFIMANVQSCNTPRVVKNKCKKKHKGGRSGCAGSNGNNSSKRNSKNCSVATGGTTTMMAGTESSNTAAYTASNTAATIATNSSNRNVYDEYNSIFGNYERRNSMNVRRGSKEENCEYYHHTNGGDKYRHSSNSIMNNFQNMSSGIDDTNIHSNVEENGTYNNRSNSYGNGRGNDNAAIRGSTAISGNTPNCGYADNSGNGNYETSYSRSYNLPSKNSGNKRNYISNNSKEYSDASKNVNYYTNVDENSCYGSNKNSTSSENLNKQMKKGKEMNEHNGNNENNEHNGNNENNEHKENYEHNEEDKSEEMEKKNTVPIANLEMLNPEDRKREAEKYKVLGNQSYKLGYIESAIDYYTKAIQYDNTNHVYYTNRALCYKKQKLWKMANIDARQALNLEEESVKAHFILGLTLLHLNSLEEGLKKLTKAKTLSSYLKDSNESEINRYILQAKKLIYLRDEQNKQLSYTELQSFLIDKINLLNQIGYITNEEKYLRIQQTENVFKEILETFQKKQIPDYLCCKISMCLMNEPVITPSGMTYDKIFLYEHVKHNGPYDPVSREQFSIREVIPNYAIKEATDNFLKTNPWAFEE; encoded by the coding sequence atgaataataaatcagaatttataaacattaaaatagaaaatttgaacaaacaatataataaggagaaaataagtaataaaaGATTTCGAGAGCACAgcaatttaataaatgaaaagattAAGAAAGTTCTGagcattaataataatagtaacagtagtagtagtaactgtaaaagtaataattatagtaatagtaacacCAACCAAGCTAATCAGAATTGTAATGTAAacacatttaaatataaaacaatttttcatCAAAGCAATTTCATTAAATCGCTAAAAGTAATGGAGAATAAAGaagggaaaagaaaaaattttttgaaaaattggaatataaattacttatcaaataatttcaatcattttattaaacatatCGACACGGCAAGTGGTGGTGCTATTAGAGGTAGTTTTAGCAAGAGTGGCAATAAGCAGAGTAGTACAAACCAGAGCAGTATCAATCAGAGCAGTATCAACCAGAGTAGTGGCAACCAGAGCAGTATCAACCAGAGTAGTGGCAACCAGAGCAATGGCAACCAGAGCGGTACATACCAAAGGTGCGTCAACACTAACATCAGTAACAAACTTCATAGTTCTAACCATGATgactacaaaaaaaatgactACATTAGCAGCACTCATTTAACAAGTAAGAAAAATACGAATGACTTAAATCCAGTGAGCAGTAACAATCTTGCATCCATTTTATACAACcaagaatattattataataaaaatttgataaATTACAACAATATACCTGACCAGGTTCAGGAAAATGTAAGTAAACCACAGAACTACTTAGATTTTAGCGATGCGTGGAATAAATTTAAGTTCAGAAACGTAGCTGCTAATGTAGTAGCCAACGTAGCGGCCAACGTCATGTCAAATGTAACCACCGATTTAACGTTAAACAGGAGTAGTAGTAATGGCAGTAGTAGcaacagtaacagtaacagcAGCAGTAACAACAACGTTagcaattataaaaatgttagcAGTTATACgaatattaatagtaatagtaacagtaactATAACAGCAACCACTGCAGTAACTATAACAGCAACCACTGCAGTAACCACAGCAGTAACCACAGCAGTAACCACAGCAGTAACTATAACAGCAACCACTGCAGTAACCACAGCAGTAACTATAACAGCAACCACTGCAGTAACCACAGCAGTAACTACAACAGCAACCACAGCAGGAACAGTCATAAGAGTAGTAATACTAACAGctataatagtaataataatggtgCTCCTTGTAGAAGTTTGCACACTAGTATATGCAGGAATGCGAATAACGGGATGGCAAACAATGGCAACGTTGGAAGTATGAACAACATGATGAACAGCCATGTGAATACTTGTGTGAGCGGTCACTTGAATGATGGAGTGAATAACCTGAACAGCAATGTAAATTGCAATATTAactcaaataataaaaatatatatagagatGAAAACAACGCACAAATGTTTAGAGAAATGACATACAGCAGCAAAAcgaatagtaataatattattggtAATAGCTATCAGGATTCTAATTATAGCACTTATCACAATGGaaatagtaacagtaacagcAATGAAAGTAATGGCGGTCATCACAATAAGGATtataatggtaataatagCAGCAACAATCGTAATAGCAATAATggatataataatagcaacaGCAATAGTAGTAGCCACAATAATAATAGGTATAACAAcaacagtaacagtaatagtaacagcTATAGGAGTAACAACGATTtgaataacagtaataataataataataataataacaataataataacaataataataataacagtggTGGTGGTGGTGGTGGTGGTGATGGTAATGATAAGAACAACAACAACGATGATGATAATGACAATGATGATGATAAGAAGAACAACAACAATGATGATGAcgatgatgaaaataaaaatatttataaaaataattcatctTCGTCAGTTTCAGCCTCATCTTCtgtttcttcttcttcttccttttccTCGTCATTCATAATGGCTAATGTACAGTCGTGTAATACACCGAGGGTAGTAaagaataaatgtaaaaaaaagcataaaggTGGAAGAAGTGGATGTGCAGGTAGTAATGGAAACAATAGCAGTAAaagaaatagtaaaaattgcTCTGTTGCTACAGGTGGGACAACAACTATGATGGCTGGTACGGAGTCCTCTAATACTGCCGCGTACACTGCTTCTAATACTGCTGCTACCATCGCCACTAATAGTAGTAATCGTAACGTGTATGATGAATATAACAGCATCTTTGGAAATTATGAGAGGAGAAATAGCATGAATGTTAGAAGGGGATCGAAGGAAGAAAATTGTGAGTACTACCACCATACCAACGGGGGTGATAAATATAGGCATTCGTCAAACAGCATAATGAATAACTTTCAGAATATGTCCAGTGGTATTGatgatacaaatatacacTCGAATGTGGAAGAAAAtggtacatataataatcgTAGTAACAGTTATGGAAATGGAAGGGGCAATGACAATGCTGCCATTAGAGGTAGCACTGCCATTAGTGGTAATACTCCTAACTGTGGTTATGCTGATAACAGCGGGAATGGAAATTACGAAACAAGCTACAGCAGGAGCTACAACTTGCCTAGTAAAAATTCTGGAAACAAGAGAAACTACATTTCGAATAATAGCAAGGAGTATAGTGATGCGAGTAAGAATGTAAATTACTACACAAATGTAGATGAGAATAGCTGTTATGGTAGCAACAAAAATAGCACTAGCAgtgaaaatttaaacaaacaaatgaaaaagggaaaagagATGAACGAACATAACGGGAATAATGAGAATAACGAGCATAACGGGAATAATGAGAATAACGAGCATAAAGAGAATTATGAGCATAATGAGGAAGATAAGAGTGaagaaatggaaaagaaaaatacagtTCCAATAGCAAATTTAGAAATGTTAAATCCAGAAGATAGGAAAAGAGAAGCAGAGAAATACAAGGTACTAGGAAATCAAAGCTATAAATTAGGATATATTGAATCAGCTATAGATTATTATACTAAAGCAATACAGTATGACAACACAAATCATGTATATTATACTAATAGAGCTTTgtgttataaaaaacaaaaattatggaaGATGGCAAATATTGATGCTAGACAAGCTTTAAATTTAGAAGAAGAATCAGTTAAGGCTCATTTCATTTTAGGATTAACTTTACTACATTTAAATAGTTTAGAAGAAGgactaaaaaaattaacaaaagcAAAAACATTGTCAAGTTATTTAAAAGATTCGAATGAAAGtgaaataaatagatatatattacaagcaaaaaaattaatttatttacgtgatgaacaaaataaacagCTGAGTTATACAGAACTTCAATCCTTTTTAAtagacaaaataaatttgctTAATCAAATTGgatatataacaaatgaagaaaaatatttgcgAATTCAACAAACggaaaatgttt